TGTAAAATTGGAGCTTTATTTTACCGATACCATTAATTATACTCAAAAATATGTTTGAGTACATTTGCAACAATAAAAATACAGACAATAGTATCACAAGGGATGTACTTATTTCCATTTTATCACCAAGCCATATATTAAAAAAGAATGGTGAAACTATAATCATTATCACAGCCAATAATATAAACCCGCAATAAATCCGAACCAATTTTGACTTTACATTTTTAATCCAAGCTATATCTTTTTTGGTATAAGCATCTGTCACCGCTGACCAGAAAGGAGTTGTTATTATAGTAAAAGCAAAAAGTAATATTGAAAGATATTTATTCACTATATAATATTCAGGAACAGCTTCAGGTCCAACAATATTAGAGATTATAATATTATTACTTTGAAACAGAAAAAGATTAGAAATCTGAATGATAAAAAAGGCAGCCCCCAATGTCAATATCTGCCGTACCATTTTCTTTTCGAAGAAGCGAAAAGACGGTAAGACCTTCTTAAACCTTCCTCCAAAATATTTAAAGGTATAAAACACATAGACTAATACAGGAATAACTACCAATATAGATCCTATCCCTATCAAAGAAGATATTTTCCCACTCAAATAAAAAATAAAAATAGTCAGCAATGAAATAGATTGAATAGCTAAATTCATATTGGACGTGACATCCGGCATTTGAAAAGCCAACAAAACAGACTTAAATATGCCCAAGATGAAATTCATACACATCATTAAAACGACTATCAACATTAAAGTATTAATTTCCGAAGCCATATTTACAGGTGCGTTAAAAATCTTATACCAATTGACAAAAGGATATATGGCCACAAATATTATCATGATAAAAACAAAAATCAAGATCATGGCAACGTAAGCTGTACTAACAATCTTTTTTGCTTCTATATAATTTTCCTCTGCTAGAGATTTAGCTAAAAGATTCCTTAATCCTTGTCCAATGCCAATATCAAAAAAGCCAATCCAATTCACTAAAGACATTATTGTAACCCATATACCATACCGTGTCTTATCCAAACATTCCAAAAACAAAGGGACATACAACATACTTAAAAACAGGCTTGTTCCTTTATTAAGAAACATTCTTGTTATAGCTTTTTTAGCTCTGACAGTACGCCCATTTCCTGAATTCAGATAATGCAGGGCTCCTTTTATCAAATTCATTATTATATACTATAACAAAGATTTCACAATCCTTCCGCATGCCAGTCCGTCTCCGTAAGGATTGACCGCCATACTCATCTTTTTATATGTTTCTGCGTTATCCAACAATATAGAAACTTCATCTACAATCTTATTATAGTCTGTTCCTACCAATTTCACTGTCCCTGCATCCAATGCCTCCGGACGTTCTGTAGTATCACGCATTACTAATACCGGCTTACCCAGTCCCGGTGCTTCTTCCTGAATTCCTCCGCTATCGGTTAATACAATTGTTGATTTTTCCATCAGATAAACGAAACTTAAATATTCGAGAGGCTCAATGAAAAACATGTTTTTCAGATTAGAAAGATTTTCACCAAAGACTTCAAAAATAGGCTTGCGCACATTAGGATTAAGATGCATGGGATACACAAAATCAACCTCAGGATATTTTTGGGTTAGGTCTTTGATTGCTGTACACATCTGAATGAAACCGTCACCAAAATTCTCCCGACGATGCCCTGTAATGAGTACCAGCTTCTTTCCATCTCTTAAACGACTTACGTCATATCCACTTTGTATGAGCGTCTTCTCTAATTCAATATCAAGGAGCGTATCCTTCTTGATTTTCGTAACGACTTGATGTAAGGCGTCAATGACGGTATTCCCCGTCACGACAATTGAATCCGGATTTATGGCCTCCTTTAAAAGATTACTTTTACTTAGTAAAGTAGGTGCAAAATTATAAGTAGCAATACGCCCCGTTATCTGGCGGTTCATTTCTTCTGGCCATGGACTATAAATATTATGTGTGCGAAGCCCTGCTTCCACATGACCTACAGGTATTTGTTGATAAAAAGCTGCAAGAGCGGCAGCTGTGCTTGTAGTAGTATCTCCATGTACCAATACAATATCAGGTTTCGCCTCTTTCAGAATATCACGCATACCTGTCAATACCCTTGCCGTCACATCGTAGAGATCTTGTCCCTGTTTCATTATATTTAGATCGAAATCTGGTGCTATTTCAAACAGGTTCAACACTTGGTCAAGCATTTGGCGATGTTGTCCAGTAACACAGACAATGGTTTGAAAGCTATCAGGGTGTTTCTGAAATTCTTTCACCAATGGTGCCATTTTAATAGCTTCGGGACGAGTCCCGAAGACTAACATTATCTTTTTCATTATACGTGTTTTATTTTTTGAAAATACCGCAGAAATCGAGAATAACCTTATCTTCCCGACATTCAAGCGCCCTGAACGGTTCATGTGCAGTCAGAAAAACGATAATATCAGCCTTTTCGTAAGCATCTCTATAATCAGTGAGTTTAAACACATTGTGTTCCTTCACGTTAGGTTCTACCACTAGAATATTGGCATTATTGCAACTTTGCATTACTTTAGTAACAATATATTTAGCTGGTGATTCACGCAAATCATCAATATTGGGTTTAAAAGCAAGCCCCATCATAGCCACACAAGGTTTATAGTGATGCTCAAGCTCAAATTTCAGCATCTCGCTCTGTACTTTTTCTGCGCACCAAAATGATTTATAATTATTAATTTCACGTGCCTGGCTAATGATCTTAGATTCCATTGGAAATTCGGCGGTAATAAAATACGGATCTACGGCAATACAATGCCCTCCTACACCACATCCTGGTTGCAGAATATTGACGCGTGGATGCTTGTTAGCTAAGTTTATCAGTTCCCATACATTAATACCGGCTTTATCACAAATAAGTGAAAGTTCATTGGCAAAAGCTATTTGTACATCACGGCTTGAATTTTCAGTCAATTTACACATTTCAGCAGTTTTGCTATTAGTGCTATGAAGCGTACCATGTACAAACTGACTATAAAAAGCAATAGCTTTATCAGTAGATTCATCATTTATCCCACCAATGACGCGATCATTGTGTACTAATTCATAAATGACATTACCCGGCAACACACGCTCAGGACAGTAGGCTATATATATATTATCAATTAATTCGGGACGTTCTGAAAAAATAAGATCTTTCATTTTATCAGTAGTACCCACAGGTGAAGTAGATTCTATAACATACAAATCACCCTCTTTCAATAAAGGAAGCACGGCGCGAGTTGCTGATTCCACATATGAAATATCAGGTTCGTGATTTCCTTTAAATGGTGTAGGAACCACCATAAAATAGGCATCGCTTACTTCGGGAACAGTGGCAGCTTTCAAGCTACCCGCTTTTACCACTTCTTGCAACATCTCTTCCATACCCGGCTCTATGATATGCAATTTGCCCTG
The DNA window shown above is from Bacteroides faecium and carries:
- the wecB gene encoding non-hydrolyzing UDP-N-acetylglucosamine 2-epimerase encodes the protein MKKIMLVFGTRPEAIKMAPLVKEFQKHPDSFQTIVCVTGQHRQMLDQVLNLFEIAPDFDLNIMKQGQDLYDVTARVLTGMRDILKEAKPDIVLVHGDTTTSTAAALAAFYQQIPVGHVEAGLRTHNIYSPWPEEMNRQITGRIATYNFAPTLLSKSNLLKEAINPDSIVVTGNTVIDALHQVVTKIKKDTLLDIELEKTLIQSGYDVSRLRDGKKLVLITGHRRENFGDGFIQMCTAIKDLTQKYPEVDFVYPMHLNPNVRKPIFEVFGENLSNLKNMFFIEPLEYLSFVYLMEKSTIVLTDSGGIQEEAPGLGKPVLVMRDTTERPEALDAGTVKLVGTDYNKIVDEVSILLDNAETYKKMSMAVNPYGDGLACGRIVKSLL
- a CDS encoding lipopolysaccharide biosynthesis protein → MNLIKGALHYLNSGNGRTVRAKKAITRMFLNKGTSLFLSMLYVPLFLECLDKTRYGIWVTIMSLVNWIGFFDIGIGQGLRNLLAKSLAEENYIEAKKIVSTAYVAMILIFVFIMIIFVAIYPFVNWYKIFNAPVNMASEINTLMLIVVLMMCMNFILGIFKSVLLAFQMPDVTSNMNLAIQSISLLTIFIFYLSGKISSLIGIGSILVVIPVLVYVFYTFKYFGGRFKKVLPSFRFFEKKMVRQILTLGAAFFIIQISNLFLFQSNNIIISNIVGPEAVPEYYIVNKYLSILLFAFTIITTPFWSAVTDAYTKKDIAWIKNVKSKLVRIYCGFILLAVIMIIVSPFFFNIWLGDKMEISTSLVILLSVFLLLQMYSNIFLSIINGIGKIKLQFYISILLPFIYVPLAIILGKYMGIYGVVISGIIMMFIYVIIYPIQYYKIISNENKPNSIWYK
- the wecC gene encoding UDP-N-acetyl-D-mannosamine dehydrogenase — encoded protein: MKACFMGLGYIGLPTAIIAAKNGVQVVGVDINPKVVEMTNQGKLHIIEPGMEEMLQEVVKAGSLKAATVPEVSDAYFMVVPTPFKGNHEPDISYVESATRAVLPLLKEGDLYVIESTSPVGTTDKMKDLIFSERPELIDNIYIAYCPERVLPGNVIYELVHNDRVIGGINDESTDKAIAFYSQFVHGTLHSTNSKTAEMCKLTENSSRDVQIAFANELSLICDKAGINVWELINLANKHPRVNILQPGCGVGGHCIAVDPYFITAEFPMESKIISQAREINNYKSFWCAEKVQSEMLKFELEHHYKPCVAMMGLAFKPNIDDLRESPAKYIVTKVMQSCNNANILVVEPNVKEHNVFKLTDYRDAYEKADIIVFLTAHEPFRALECREDKVILDFCGIFKK